GGCGGCAAGCTGCGCCTGCAGGACCTGCACGCGGCCCTGGGCTGCGAGGTGATGCACACCTTCCCCAACGATTACATCGCCGTCACCGATTCGGTGAACCAGGGCGTGCCGGTGCTGCAGCTGTCGCGCTCGAGCGCGGCGGCGCGCAGCCTGGCCGAGATGGTCGAGCTGGTGACCTCGCGCCGGGTCCAGGAAAGCAAGGGCCTGCTCGACCGCCTGTTCGGCGGGGGCGCCTAGCCGGGGCGCCGGGCGCCGCCGGCCAGGCGCCCCCGCCGGCACACGACAATTGATGATTGGAGCCGTCCATGTCCTTACGCGAACGACTTGCGGGATCCGGCCAGGAACGTCCGGCGACGGGCGGCCTGCCGGATGCCGGCAACCAGGCCTTCCAGGAGCTCAAGAAGCTGATGCACCAGATGATCCTCGACCGGATCGACCTGGAGCGCCTCAAGCGCCTGACGCCCGAGCAGTTCAAGCACGAGCTGGCGCTGCTGGTCCAGCGCATCATCGAGGAGGAGCGCATCGTCCTCAACCAGCACGAGCGCCATCACCTGGTGCTCGACATCCAGCACGAAATGCTCGGCTTCGGCCCGCTCGAACCGCTGCTGAACGACCCCAGCGTCTCGGACATCCTGGTCAACACCGCCAGCAAGGTGTACGTCGAGCGGCGCGGCAAGCTGGAGCTCACCGACATCAGCTTCCACGACAACGCCCACCTGATGAAGATCATCGAGAAGATCGTCTCGCGCGTGGGGCGCCGGGTGGACGAGTCGAGCCCGATGGTCGACGCCCGCCTGCCGGACGGCTCGCGCGTGAACGCGATCATCCCGCCGCTGGCGGTGGACGGCCCGCTGCTCTCGATCCGGCGCTTCGGCGCCAGCCCGCTGACGGTGCAGAACCTGCTCGACTACAAGAGCCTGACCCCGCCCATGATCAAGGTGCTGGAAGGCCTGGGCGTGGCCAAGGTGAACATCCTGATCTCGGGCGGCACCGGCAGCGGCAAGACCACCTTGCTGAACCTGATCTCCGGCTTCATCCCGCCCAGCGAGCGGGTGGTGACGATCGAGGACGCCGCCGAGCTGCAGCTGCGCCAGCCGCACGTGGTGCGCCTCGAGACGCGCCCGCCCAACATCGAGGGCAAGGGCGAGGTGACCCAGCGCGCCTTGGTGCGCAACGCGCTGCGCATGCGCCCCGACCGCATCATCCTGGGCGAAGTGCGCGGCGCCGAGGCGCTCGACATGCTGCAGGCGATGAACACCGGCCACGAGGGCTCGTTCGCCACCATCCACTCGAACACCCCGCGCGACGCCCTGTCGCGGCTGGAGAACATGGTCAGCATGGCCGGCGCCAACCTCACCCAGCGCGCGATCCGTCAGCAGATCGTGTCGGCGGTGACGGTGGTGGTGCAGGTCTCGCGCCTGACCGACGGCACCCGCAAGGTGGTCAGCCTGCAGGAGATCACCGGCATGGAGGGCGACATCGTCTCGATGCAGGAGATCTTCCGCTTCGAGCAGCGCGGAGTGGCCGCCGACGGCAAGGTG
Above is a genomic segment from Massilia sp. KIM containing:
- a CDS encoding CpaF family protein, which translates into the protein MSLRERLAGSGQERPATGGLPDAGNQAFQELKKLMHQMILDRIDLERLKRLTPEQFKHELALLVQRIIEEERIVLNQHERHHLVLDIQHEMLGFGPLEPLLNDPSVSDILVNTASKVYVERRGKLELTDISFHDNAHLMKIIEKIVSRVGRRVDESSPMVDARLPDGSRVNAIIPPLAVDGPLLSIRRFGASPLTVQNLLDYKSLTPPMIKVLEGLGVAKVNILISGGTGSGKTTLLNLISGFIPPSERVVTIEDAAELQLRQPHVVRLETRPPNIEGKGEVTQRALVRNALRMRPDRIILGEVRGAEALDMLQAMNTGHEGSFATIHSNTPRDALSRLENMVSMAGANLTQRAIRQQIVSAVTVVVQVSRLTDGTRKVVSLQEITGMEGDIVSMQEIFRFEQRGVAADGKVLGHFCATGVRPRFADRLRLFGVPVPDDAFDPDRVFD